The genomic segment AAAGCGGTTGATTTTGGCGACAGTCTCATTCACGGAGCGGATTTTACTGGAGCGAATCTGCTAGGTGCGAGCTTTCGTGAAGCATCCGGGCCAAGGGGTCTTTTGGAACCAGATGCGTGGGAGATGCCCGGTTTTGATGGCGTCTTGTTCGTCGGGGCGGACTTGACTGGGACTGATTTTACTGGGGCCGATCTGCGCGGCGCAGACTTTACAGATGCGATTTTGACCGGAGCGAATTTTAGCGGCGCACTTCTGGAGAGAGCCGTATTCTCGGAGGAGGTCAGGGAGTCCATTCTGTTGGATGAGCTTCAGGAGCGGCATGTCATATGGCGTGAGGGGAGTCAGGTATGAATTATTTCATCTTGTCACAGGACGAGCGCATCGCGAGTGCAGTAGAGCCAACAGGCGTTTTTGACGTTATCCGGCAGGAGTGGCTCACCACAGAATATCAGGAAGAGTTGGACGAGGCCGTCATCCAGTTCGACATCAAGCAAAAGAAAGAGAACGACTATCTGGATTTTCTCGACAGACCGATCCCGCTGTATTCCAACCGCTTAAAGACAATCATCCACAAGTTCGCGCCGAAGCTGTTCGTCAAATCCGTCGTGCTGGTAGACAGGGAGCGGATCAAGCAGGATTTGTACTGGATGATGATCCTGCCGCGTATGAACTGCCTGTCAGAGAAAAGCGAGTTTCACAAGGACGGCTCACTCAAGAGGCTGGTTCTCGATCCAGAAAAGATTGGACGCCACACGATTTTTCAAGTCGAAGGCATTCGTGAACCGTATATCATCATCGATTTGCGGCTGGCGGAAGCCTTGCTGCGCAGGGACTTTTTCGGTATCCGCTTGAAAAAAGCAGAGCAAGCAGGGAGGAGAATGAGTCATGCCCATGATTGAAGATGTCGATGTAGTGCCGTCGTCCGCTCCGAAGAAAAGCTACGTTGTGGCAGGCGCGATTCTCACGTGCGACTACGGGAGCCAGAAGAACAAGCTGAAAACGCCGTTTAGTCATGGCGTGTACATTCGCAATCAAGCACAAATGAACGTGAATGACTATGTGCCGCAAGTAAATATCATGCCGTTTGGCAAATGTAAATGCGAGAAAAATCCAACCGTCGCAGCTGCTACTGCTGCCAACAACGGCGTGCTCAAGCCGATGCCATGCGTTCCTGTGGTCACCATGCCCTGGATCGATGGCAAGGCAGATGTACTCGTGGAAAATCATCCCGCCCTGTTAAACACCAGCACGAACATGTGCATCTATGGAGGCTGCATTCGCATCGAAGACGACGGACAGGAGCAATCGTGAGGGGGATTGTATGAATACGACAGAGAAGCTGGCTGGATACGAGAATATTCAGTTGGTCTCACCCTTTGAAATCCAAAGCCTGCAGGATGTCAGAATCGTGAAGAAAGTCAATGAGCACGCTAGACTGTTCGTCACCGCAATCATCCCGGAGGAAAAAAGCGACCGTTACATTGAGATGGCGACGAGTGAGGATACAGTCGCGCTGAATTTGGTGGAAAACGGTTCGCTTACGAAGACACTGTTCAAAGGACTCGTGGATTCCGTCAGTGTGAATTTTGTTCACGGCGTGTATCATTTGGAGCTGGAAGCGGTCTCGCACACGCAGCGAATGGACGGACAGCGCAAGATGCGCTCTTTTCAGCATAAACAAATGACGTATGCCAGTCTGCTGGATGAAATCACGAAGGACTATCCCGGCTCGGATTATTTGGACCATGCTTCGAACGGAGCGCCGCTCGGGACCATTGCCATTCAGTATCAGGAAACAGATTGGCAGTTTTTAAAGCGACTAGCCTCCCGCTTTGGTTCCATTCTCGTCGCTGAGGCAGTGGCAGATACGCCCAAGTTTTGGTTCGGCTTGCCCGAGGGACGCACTGCCCAATTGACAGACGCTAGCTACACCATCAGCAAAAGGCTTTCTCCCTATATGGAAACGACAGAAAACGGCTACGCGGCAGGTATGTCGGAAAACGATTTTCTCACCTATGAAGTAGAAAGCGGACAGGTCCTCCAGCTCGGAGACCGTGTGAACTACCAAGGCAAAGAGCTGGTCGTCGCCGGGTCAACAACGAGGATCGACCATGCCCTGCTGATTCACACCTATCAGCTCATGCCCGAAGCAGGCATTCGTCAAAACCCTATCCGCAACGACGACATATGCGGCGCTGCCCTGGAAGGCAAGATCATCGACATCCAAAAGGATACCGTCAAAATCCACCTCGACATCGATCCGAAGCAGCCCAAGGCAGAGGCGAGCTGGTTCCCTTATGCCACGGTCTACTCGGCAGAGGGCAACAGCGGCTTTCACTGCATGCCGCAAATGGGCGACTCCGTGAAGCTCTACTTCTCTACGCCAGATGAAGAAGGAGCCATGGCAGTCAGCTCCGTGCGAAAAGGGGGAGGCAGCACGGCGAAAACGGGCAATCCCGGCATCAAGTACTGGGGAACCAACTTTGGCAAAGAGCTGATGATGGGTGGCAAGGAGCTCGTTCTTACTGCGAAGGAGAGCAAGGAAGGAAATATTTTTATCAAGCTTCATGAAGAGGACGGCATCGAGATTCACAGCATGCATCCGATTGTTTTTACTTCGGAAAAGGATATGGAGATTACGTCAGATACGAAAGTTGAGATCAAGGCCAAGGAAGCGATCTACCTCATGTGCAGCACCAGCAGCATGATTTTGGACGGGGAAGTCGATCTTCAAGCACCAAAGATTGAGATGGTCGGGCTGACGAAGGCTCCTGTGGTTGTGGAGGATTTGCCGCAGGAGGAGGAAGAAGTAGTTGAAGAGGAGCAGCAGGAAGAGGAAGAGTCTGGATGGGGTGGATTTCTGGATGGTGTACAGCTAGCGCTGGATGTTGTAGGACTCATTCCGGGTCTGGGAGAAGTAGCTGACCTGGCGAACGCGGGAATCTCGCTCGCACGAGGAGACTATGCAGGAGCGGCGCTATCTCTGGCAGCGTGTATCCCTTTTGCAGGCTGGGCGGCAACCGGAGCCAAGCTGGGAGCAAAGGCGCATAAAGCACTAAAGGGAACGAAAGCGGGACAGAAAGTGCTCGAGGTAGCAGACTCAGCGGCGGATGTTGTGAAGAACGTAGCAAATGCCGTCGAAAGTACCGTCGGGAAGGTCTGGACGGCTGCCCGCAAAACACTAGACGAGATGGATGTGGTGCAAGCCGTCCAGCGAATCAAGGAGCAGTTGCACGCTAGCGTCATGGCCGCAAAAGATGCAGTCATCAGCAAGGCTACACAGATGAAAGAACAGCTCAAGCAAAAGGCTAGGAAGCTGCGCGATGATATGCAAGAAGGTTTGCAGAATTTAGCGGATAGTTTAGGCCCTCAGTTACAATCGGCGGAAGGGTTTCCAATAAAATTCTCGAATAAAAAAGATGTAGTGGAGCTTCCAAGAACCGAGAATCAGCGGAAGTGGGATGAGACTTTTGGACGACCCAATGAGCCGAGACCGAATCAAAAGCCGCCGGAGAAGCCGCCTGAGGGTGAGAAACCACCAGAGACTGAGGGGACGGGTAAACCAAATTTATCAAGCGGTGATTTAGGAGAACTATTAGGTAGTGGGGGTAATAAGAATGTGTACGCCTATGGGGAGGATAAAGCTGTAGGGGTTCTAAAAGACGGTAAGCCACAAAAGCTAATTACAGAAGAGTTGGGTTTGTTAAACAAACTTGATGAGCTAGGATTACCGACAGTAAATGGACGCTCAATTTTTGTTGATGGAAAAGATGCCCTTATGTTTGACAGGTTTGCACAAGGTTCCAAAGATATAGTAAAATTACATGATGGTAAGGTGCAAATAGTTGGAGAATCATCATTATTGAATCAACGAAGTATTGAGGATTTAACTGCTATAAGAAAAATAATGGTTGAAAAGAAGATCAAGATTAATGATTTGCAGTTTCTAATTGGAAAAGATGGAAGAGTAGTAGTTGCTGATCCCCTAAACGTAGAAGTAGGTAAAAAAGTAAAACCATCAAAAAATAATCTAAGAATGATTGATTTGCTTATAGAATCCGCCAGGAAAAATTCAAAATAACGTATTGAATTTAGGAGAGTGTTTATGGATAACGAGTTGCGAGACGGATCCTCAATTCCATCTGATAGGATTAAGTTGTTACAGATTATTAAAAATGAAAAGCTTAGCAAGTTAATAAGATTTAGCTGGTGGGAAAGCGAAGAATCAATGGAACAATGTGAGATTGCACAAGATGAAGTGTTCTCTCTAACTGCTGGACCTCTACTGCTATATTTTGAATCAGGGTTAGTAATTGGAGCAGCTAGTGACCCTTCAAGAAATTCGGTTATTTTATGGGTTGAAAAAGATGATACCGGGTATATTAAAGACGAATCTATTGAAAATGACACTGATTTATATCCAATTGATGCTGAGGATAAAATATATAGTAGTCCTTATTGGGGTCAAATAGTAGGGCAGAATATAAAAGAAATAAATATAATAAAGCGCGATCCCCAAAATGCTCTGTTTGAAGAATTACCAAATGAAGTTGGTCTAGAGATAGTAATGGAAAATGATATGAAATTTATATTGTCCCATGGATTACACGATGATTCAGACGATTTCTCTGTATTAACAACTTCACAATTAGAAGTAGATTTAATAGCGAGCCTAAAGTGGTTCGCCTGCTAATAATTTTTGTTTGTATTGCGCGGTTTGGTGAGTCTGTTAATCATTTTGTTTAAACTTGGTTTACAATCCCAACAACAAGATCGTACAATACAACCATCAAACCAAACACTAAATAATTCAAACACTTGATAAAATGATAAACTTTCAAAGCTCTTTCCAACTTGTTTTATGAGTAGGAATGAGCTTTTTTTGCATGTTCAAAATCAAAGGAGGAAAAGGAAAATGGCGAAACAAGCACAAAAAGTAGAGGAAACATTGGGTTTGATTGCTCAGGTCCAAGCAGAGTATCGGCTTTCAGAGTTACGGATACGGCGTATGCTAATGCGTATTCAGCAGGAGGAACAGAAGGACAAGTCTGACCCTGCTGAAATCAGAGCGATGGAAGATGCGATCACCAAAGTGCAGATGAATGTTGCGGCACTTATTCGGGAGAACGGCAAGCTCAGGGATATGCAGAAGCAGAAAAGTGATGGCTCGTTAGACCAGTTGGTCGAGATACTGCAACAAGCGAGAAGCAAGTTTCAAGGATGAAGACAGGAGCAGACAGAGCACACGCTTTGTTTCGCTCCTTTTTACTACCGCAGAAGGCGTGGCATCTAAAAATGAATGTAAAAATGTCTTACCACGATCACGGTTAACGAGCGGCAAAAAGGATAAAGAGGGTTGTAAATGCCTTCCGTAAGGTCGTATGGTGTTACAAAAAACAGGAGGCATTTACATGAAGGAAACGAAGGTCAAGAAATGGGTAGGCTATGTGCGTATCTCCTCGGACAGTCAGATGGAGAACACATCAATCAGTGAACAGGTAAGGCAGATTGAAGCGTTTTGCGTGAGTCAGGGCTGGCAACTGGCAGCGATCTTCAAGGACGAAGGTATTAGCGGCAATACCAAGGAACGGGCAGGCTATCAGGAAATGCTACGATACATTCAAGAGTCGGAGAATGAAATTAGCGGCATTGTCGTCACGAAGGCAGACCGAATTCATAGACGGTTGACCATCTGCTGGATTTGATTGAGGAAGAGCTGGAGCCAAACGGAATGGCTTTCATTAGCGTCACTGAACGTATGGACACTTCTACTCCACAAGGTATGATCTTCCTGCAGATGATTGGAGGCTTTGCGGAGTTTGAACGGAAGATTATTAACGAGCGCACGAAAAGCGGACGGATTGCCACCGCTAGAAAGAATCTATACGCTGGCGGCGGTGTTCCTTACGGCTACAGATTACTGAACGGAAAAGTGGTTCAGGATGAGCAACAAGCCAGCACCGTAAAGTGCATCTTTCGAGAATATGTGGAGGGAACGAACCCTTACCGCATCGCCAAGCTGTTAAACAAAGCCGGAATTCCAACCAAAACAGGCAAGGCATGGACGGTCGTTCAAGTGCAGAATGTACTAGGTAACGAAACTTATACGGGCTACAATACCTATAACGGGCAAAAAGAGCAGAATGGCATTAGACAAAAAGACGTATTCCCACGAATCATTAGCCGTCAGTTGTGGAACAAGGCAAGACAGGTTAGCTAATCACCACGTAAACATTGGGAGGTTGGATAAATGAGCGAATACAAAGAACGGATGATGATGTGTTCAGAAGACTACGACGAAATGATTGACATGGCATTAGCTATGAATGACAAGGAATGGTTTGAGGAATTGGTCAAAATGCAAAAGCGGTTACGTGAGCTAGAGATTGAGATGCGCCGCGAATTAGGCGTACTAGACTAAGATACGAGCATACTTCACAGCAGACCAACGAGAACAGGGCGAGATGACGTTCTCATGTAGGATTACCACAAATGACACCGGAGAAGGGAGAAACAAACGAGATCGCCCCTGCTCCCAGGGTCATACGTTTGTGTCATACGTTATTGTTGACTCCAAGAAAAGCATGTGTCATAATCTCCCTACAGTATCCCATTGTGTTTCAGCGGATATTGCTAACTTGGTAAACTTCAACTCTTAAAGCACTTGATTGCCTGTAATGGGCGACAAGTGCCTTTTTGCGTTTAACGGGCTGAAAACGGACTACGCCCGATAATTACTTAATTAGTCGAGTAAGTGTACATTTTTACAATCGCTGAAGCCAAAAAGCGTATAAGAACGGGAGTGTAGCGTGTGATGGAGGCAGCCGTATCTATCGACAAATTTGTGATGGAGTACAAGGATGTGCCGCTTTCCGTATATTACGGGTTGATGAGAGGCGGCGATGATCGGTTATCAAACAAAAGAAACGGTGTATTGGGGCGAATACTGCTACGAGTTGCATATACGGAACGCGAACAGAGATTACCTGCATGTATTTTACAAGAATTTTAGGGAGACGGTGGGACATTTACATACTTTGCGGCTAGAGACACGCCTCGAACATTACTTGCAGTTTCATGAGTTGCTGGAACCGATACGTAATGTTGCGAGCAGTATGTATTTTGTTAGCTGTGATGTGGCGTATGATGTGCGTACCCCATTGGAACATGTGATGGTGATTCCAATGCATGGAAGGAGAAAAATGACTCATGAAGGAACAACGAGGTATTTCGGATTGCCGCATCAGCGCAAGACAAACGGATATTGCCGCATTTACGATAAAAGGCTGGAGCTATGGGAAAGGCAAAAGATCATGCTTGATCACGAGTTGAGCCGCATTGAAATTGTATACAAACCAGACCAGAAAATACTGCTGACGGATGTGAACGTGCATCCACCAGAGCAGAACAAACAATATTTTGCAGCAGTGGTGCCAGATTGGAGCGAACTCCCTAAAAGACGGCTAGAACAGATTCGCAATTTGAGGGACGGAGTAGATATGTATGATCGCCGTATACGAACAGCGGTAAAAGAAACCCTTGCCGCCCAGTATCACGTAGATTTCAACCGGTTAGCAAGGGAACAATGGGAATCGCTAGTTGAAGTACCTTGTACGGCATTGCTGGGGGCAGCGTAGACCGCAGATTCAACAGCGACAGGTGTAATGATTTCGCATATACAGTATACGATCTTCCTACAGACGAAAACGACAATGAAATACGGGTTGTTCAGATTTTGGAGAATATCGTATACTACGCATCACTGTTTCTTGTAGGTGTACAGGAGGGTTGAAAAATAATTTTTCTCGGCGCTTAAAAA from the Brevibacillus brevis genome contains:
- a CDS encoding imm11 family protein, with the protein product MNYFILSQDERIASAVEPTGVFDVIRQEWLTTEYQEELDEAVIQFDIKQKKENDYLDFLDRPIPLYSNRLKTIIHKFAPKLFVKSVVLVDRERIKQDLYWMMILPRMNCLSEKSEFHKDGSLKRLVLDPEKIGRHTIFQVEGIREPYIIIDLRLAEALLRRDFFGIRLKKAEQAGRRMSHAHD
- a CDS encoding DUF4280 domain-containing protein — encoded protein: MPMIEDVDVVPSSAPKKSYVVAGAILTCDYGSQKNKLKTPFSHGVYIRNQAQMNVNDYVPQVNIMPFGKCKCEKNPTVAAATAANNGVLKPMPCVPVVTMPWIDGKADVLVENHPALLNTSTNMCIYGGCIRIEDDGQEQS
- a CDS encoding contractile injection system protein, VgrG/Pvc8 family; the protein is MNTTEKLAGYENIQLVSPFEIQSLQDVRIVKKVNEHARLFVTAIIPEEKSDRYIEMATSEDTVALNLVENGSLTKTLFKGLVDSVSVNFVHGVYHLELEAVSHTQRMDGQRKMRSFQHKQMTYASLLDEITKDYPGSDYLDHASNGAPLGTIAIQYQETDWQFLKRLASRFGSILVAEAVADTPKFWFGLPEGRTAQLTDASYTISKRLSPYMETTENGYAAGMSENDFLTYEVESGQVLQLGDRVNYQGKELVVAGSTTRIDHALLIHTYQLMPEAGIRQNPIRNDDICGAALEGKIIDIQKDTVKIHLDIDPKQPKAEASWFPYATVYSAEGNSGFHCMPQMGDSVKLYFSTPDEEGAMAVSSVRKGGGSTAKTGNPGIKYWGTNFGKELMMGGKELVLTAKESKEGNIFIKLHEEDGIEIHSMHPIVFTSEKDMEITSDTKVEIKAKEAIYLMCSTSSMILDGEVDLQAPKIEMVGLTKAPVVVEDLPQEEEEVVEEEQQEEEESGWGGFLDGVQLALDVVGLIPGLGEVADLANAGISLARGDYAGAALSLAACIPFAGWAATGAKLGAKAHKALKGTKAGQKVLEVADSAADVVKNVANAVESTVGKVWTAARKTLDEMDVVQAVQRIKEQLHASVMAAKDAVISKATQMKEQLKQKARKLRDDMQEGLQNLADSLGPQLQSAEGFPIKFSNKKDVVELPRTENQRKWDETFGRPNEPRPNQKPPEKPPEGEKPPETEGTGKPNLSSGDLGELLGSGGNKNVYAYGEDKAVGVLKDGKPQKLITEELGLLNKLDELGLPTVNGRSIFVDGKDALMFDRFAQGSKDIVKLHDGKVQIVGESSLLNQRSIEDLTAIRKIMVEKKIKINDLQFLIGKDGRVVVADPLNVEVGKKVKPSKNNLRMIDLLIESARKNSK
- a CDS encoding recombinase family protein, with protein sequence MIGGFAEFERKIINERTKSGRIATARKNLYAGGGVPYGYRLLNGKVVQDEQQASTVKCIFREYVEGTNPYRIAKLLNKAGIPTKTGKAWTVVQVQNVLGNETYTGYNTYNGQKEQNGIRQKDVFPRIISRQLWNKARQVS
- a CDS encoding IDEAL domain-containing protein, which translates into the protein MSEYKERMMMCSEDYDEMIDMALAMNDKEWFEELVKMQKRLRELEIEMRRELGVLD
- a CDS encoding replication initiation protein, encoding MIGYQTKETVYWGEYCYELHIRNANRDYLHVFYKNFRETVGHLHTLRLETRLEHYLQFHELLEPIRNVASSMYFVSCDVAYDVRTPLEHVMVIPMHGRRKMTHEGTTRYFGLPHQRKTNGYCRIYDKRLELWERQKIMLDHELSRIEIVYKPDQKILLTDVNVHPPEQNKQYFAAVVPDWSELPKRRLEQIRNLRDGVDMYDRRIRTAVKETLAAQYHVDFNRLAREQWESLVEVPCTALLGAA